From the genome of Streptomyces sp. S4.7:
GCGCGGTCGAGGAGCGCGGCGCTGTGGCGGTTCCGGCCGGTCGTCGCGTTGCCTACTCTTTGCGGCCATGAAGGAAATACCCGCGCGTGTGCGCTGGGAGCGGCGTACGCAGCGCCCGTTGCTGGCGTTCGCGTTGCTGTTCGGTGTCGCGTACGCGCTGCCCATCGTCATGCCCGGCGCGCACGGCGCCCTCACCCGTGCCTGTTCGGTCGTCGAGTGGGTGGTGTGGGGGCTGTTCGCGGCGGACTACGCGGTGCGGCTCGTTCTGGCCCGTGCCCGCAGGGAGTTCGTGCGGCGTCATCCGCTGGATCTGCTCGCCGTGCTGCTGCCGATGGTGGCGCCGCTGCGGTTGCTGCGTGTGGTGGCGACGCTGTTGCTGGTCGGGCAGCGGGCGAGGATCGCGAGTCAGATCAGGCTCACGACGTATGTGGTGGGGGCGGTCGCCGGGCTGATGATGTTCGGTTCGCTGGCGGTGCTGGAGGTCGAGCGCGGCTCCCCCGACGGGAACATCAAGACGCTGGGTGACGCGGTGTGGTGGTCGTTCACGACGATGACCACGGTGGGGTACGGCGATCTGTCGCCGACGACGGGGCTCGGGCGGCTCCTGGCCATCGGTCTGATGCTGAGCGGGATCGCGCTGCTCGGGCTGATCACGGCGAACATCGCCACCTGGTTCATCTCCCGTTTCGAGCAGGAGAGTGCGGGCGAGGAGCGTCAGACGGCCGCGATCGAGCTGCTGACGGAGGAGGTGCGGGAGTTGCGCGCGGAAGTGGGCCGGCTGTCGGGTGCCGCCCTGCCCGGTCGAACGGGGGAGAGCGACGGTACGACAGCCGGCCGCACACCGGTCTGATCGCGCTGTCCGATCTTTCTGGTCCTGCTGATTCTTCTTGTCCTGTTGAAAAGGCTGAAACCGCGGGTCCCGTCACGGGTCACCGTGTGGCCGGTCAGACCAGCCACATGAGTGCCAGTACGGTGTCGGCGATTCCGAGCGTGAAGGCGATCACCGCGGGTACGTACGCGGTGCTCCACCGCCGGCCCATGCCGAGCCAGCCGAGCACGATGGCCAGCGGGCCGAGCACGATCGACGCCACGAACAGGCCCGCGACGGCGAAGACCAGACCTACTATCCCGATGGTCACGCGGTCCGTCCCGTTCCGCGACCCCGTCCGGCCGCGTGAGCGGGGGTGCTTGCGTGTCCGGGTGTTTCCGAAGCCCGTCATCATCACTCCCTGTGTCGGTGGATGTGGGCTGTCTGAAACACCGGGTACCCCCGCTCAGCGCTCCCAGACCTTGAAGGCCCGTACGCGGTGGGGCGACTGGGGGATCCAGGTGCCGTCGCCGGGGTACGTCTCGAACTCGCCGGTCTCCTCGCATTCGCCGGACTGGTAGGTGGTGACGGGCCGCCCCAGCCGGTTGACCAGGGACTGGGCGTCGGTGCCGGGCGGCAGGGGGACGCAGTTCTGGATCTCGGTGCGGAAGAGCTCATGGGTCTGGCGGGCGCCCCGGAAGTCGGGCTTTCCCCACAGGCAGAGTTCGCCGGGTCCACAGACGCCGCGCGGTGCGGCGCCGGCGGCCGGGGCCGCGGCGGGCAGCAGGACCGTGGCGGCGGCCAGGGTGGCCGCGGTGAGCATGGTGGCGGGCGTGGTCGTACGCATGATGGTGAACCCCCGTGTCGTGCTGATCAGTTGTCGGCAATCTGACCCGGCGGGCCGCCCCACGGGAAGAGGATCTTGCCGCACTCCACCCGAACAGGCGACGGCCCCGCCGGGATGTCCGGGCGGGGCCGTCGTGCTGAATCACGTCCTGTTGACGCGACCGGCTCTCGTCGCACCCCGGCGACTGCGTCGCGTGGGACGCGCTGTGCCGGGGTGTCAGATGTGGACGCCGCCCCCGGCCGCGTCCGCGTTGTCGCCGCGCTTGGCGCGGGTGGCGACGAACGCCGCGATCACCGCGACCGTACCGGCGACCAGGAACGCCAGGCTCATCCCGGACACGAACGTGTCCTGCATGACTCCGGTGATCTTGGCGAAGATGTCGGGGGTGACTCCGGGTGCCTCGGCCAGGGCCGGCGGGGCGACGCCGATCTCGGCGGCCTGCTCCAGGGACGGGTCCAGCGGCAGCGGTATGCCGGCTTCCTGCCAGTTGCCCTCCAGGTCGGCGCCGACCTTGGCGGACATGACGGCGCCGAGCACCGCCGTACCGAGCGCGCCGCCGACCTGCATCGCGGCCTGCTGGAGACCGCCGGCGACGCCGGAGAGCTCCAGCGGCGCGTTGCCGACGATGACCTCGGTGGCGCCGACCATGACGGGGGCCAGGCCCAGGCCGAGGAGGGCGAACCAGAGCGACATCACGGGCGTGCCGGAGCCGGGCGACAGGGTGGACATGCCGAACATGGCTGCGGCCGTGGCGGCCATGCCGCCGACCAGCGGGACCCGCGGCCCGAACTTGGTGATCAGCATGCCGGCGACGGGCGAGGCGATGATCATCATGAGGGTCAGGGGCAGCAGGTGCAGGCCGCTGTCGACGGGGCTCATGCCGTGCACGCCCTGGAGGTAGAACGTCACGAAGAAGAGGCCGCCCATGAAGGCGAAGGCCATCAGCACCATGAGGATCGTGCCGGCGCTGAGCGGGACGGACCGGAACATGCTCAGCGGTACGAGGGGTTCCTTGACCTTCGTCTCCCAGACGGCGAACAGGACGAAGCACAGGACCGCGGCGCCGAGGAACCCCCAGGTGCCGCCCGAGGTCCAGCCCCAGGACTCGCCCGCCTTGATGATCGCCCAGATCAGGGAGAACATCGCGGCCGAGAGCAGCAGGATCCCGAGGACGTCGAAGGACTTGGGCGCGTTCGCCGCGCGGTGGTCCTTGAGGATCACCAGTCCGAGGACGAGGGCGACGACACCGACGGGCACGTTGATGAAGAACACCGACTGCCAGCTGACGTGTTCGACGAGCAGACCGCCGACGATCGGGCCGCCCGCGGTGGAGGCGCCGATGACCATGCCCCAGATGCCGATGGCCATGTTCAGCTTCTCGGCGGGGAAGGTGGCGCGCAGCAGTCCGAGGGCGGCGGGCATCAGCAGGGCGCCGAAGACGCCCTGGAGCACTCGGAAGGCGACGACGAAGGCAACGCTGTCGGAGAAGCCGATGACGGCGGAGGCGGCGGCGAAGCCCGCGATGCCGATGAGGAAGGTCTGGCGGTGGCCGAAGCGGTCACCGAGCTTTCCCGCGGTGATGAGCGCCACGGCGAGCGCGAGGAGATAGCCGTTGGTTATCCACTGCACCTGGGCGAAGGTCGCGCCGAGGTCCTCCTTGATCACCGGGTTGGCGATCGCGACGATCGTGCCGTCGAGCGCGACCATCATCACGCCGATGGCGACGGAGAAGAGGGTCAGCCAGGGGTGGCCACGCAGGCCCTTGGGGGCTCCCGGAACCGCTTCCCGAGGGTCGTTCGGCGCCGGTTCGACGGTGGTCTGACTAGTCATGCCGCGAGGCTAATGACAGTGTCTGACAGTTGACAAACCATTTCACTAGTCTGTAACTGTCACGTGGCTCACATCTCATTCGGGGTGGGCGGCGGTTCACGGAGTGGACCGGAGGTGACGGGACGGAGGACCTGCGGGCGATGGACGGGCAGCGGGCGGCGCGGCACCCGGCGGGACTGCGGGAGCTGAAGAAGCGGCGTACGCGCGACGCCCTGCTGCGGGTGGCGCTCGACCTGTTCACGACGCGGGGGTACGAGGAGACCACCGTCGACGAGATCACCGAGGCCGTCGACGTCTCGCAGCGCACGTTCTTCCGCTACTTCGCGAGCAAGGAGGAGGCCGCGTTCACGATCCAGGATCTGGTGGAGACGCGTTTCCTCGCGGAGCTGCGTCAACGTCCCTGCGCGGAGACCCCTTTCGAGGCCATGCGCCACGCGGTGCTGGGTGCGTGGAGCAGCATCAACGAGGCGATCGAGGCGCTGGTCCCGGTCGAGCTTCATATGCGGACCTACCGGATGATCGAGTCCACCCCCTCGCTGCTGGCCGCGCATCTGCGGCGTGCCACCGAGCTGGAGGAGCAGGCCGCGCTGGTGATCGCCGAGCGCGAGGGGCTCGATGTGGAGAGCGATCCGCGTCCGCGTGTGGCCGTCGCCGCGTTCTCCGGGGTGATGCGGGTGACGGGGCGGCTGTGGGGGCAGGGCCGGGAGACCGGTCTGGACGGGCTGCGTGAGCTGACGGAGTCGTATCTGGACCAGCTGGCGCCCACCCTCGCGGGTGACTGGAGCGCTCCGCGAGAGGCGTCGAACGGCGCCCGGCGGGCGGGCTGAGACCTCACCGCGGGTGACGGCCGTGCGCGCGGCCGACGTTCGGCACCTCTGACCGCCGAGGCGATTTGCACCTTTCGCTCCGTTACATACGACACAGGGATGCTCCGATGCGTGCGCGCTACCCCGACGGAGCGTGAACAAACGGGAGTTCACCCCTGTCCACGTGGTGATCTGTCTCACGGTCGTGATGAGCGCCGCCGAACGTCTCCTAGGGTGTGGCGCAGTGACTTACGCAGACTCCTCTCCGTCCCTCACCGCGTGGCGCACCTTGCTGGCACTCGCCGTGGTGTTCGTGATGCTGGCGACCACCGGGTGGACGGCGCTCCAGCAGCACGGCGAGCGCGGCACCGCGCGCGAGCAGGCCCTGTCGGCTTGGGAGAAGGGCCGGGTCGGCGTCCTCGACCTGCCGGACCCCGCCTCCTCGCACCAGCTGATCGCCGCGTTCTTCGCCTCGATCACGGCCGCGCAGCGCGTCCGGCTCGCCGACCGGTACCCCCTGGTGGTGGGCAACCTCAACGGCGTGCCCCTGACACTTCGCTACCGCGCCAACCGGCTGGCCGTGATCCAGGCGCGGGACGCCGAGCGCGAGCGGATGCGTGACGGGAGGCTGTCCCTCGACGGGCGGCAGCTGGCGAACCGGCGGATGCACCGCTTCCAGTCGATGGCCGACAGCGACCGCCACCTCCTCGCCTTCGATCCCACCGGCAACGGCCGCGCCGCCGAGGTCTTCGGCGACCTCGGCAGCGCCGAGCGCGTGTCGGTGGTCGTCCCGGGCGTCGACACGAACCTGCTGACGTTCGAGCGCACGCAGCGCCGCTTCACCGCGCCGGTCGGCATGGCCGAGTCGCTGTACGACGCCGAGCGGGCCGCCTCGCCCCGTACCAGGACCGCCGTCATCGCCTGGGCCGACTACACGGCGCCCGCCGGGCTCGGCATGGACGCGGCGATCGGGAGGCTGGCCTCCGACGGCGCCGTACGGCTCAACGCGCTCACCACCGCGCTGCCCGGCGACTCCCGGGTCTCACTGATCTGCCACAGCTACGGCTCCGTGGTGTGCGGCATGGCCGCGCGCCGGCTGCCCGCCCGCGTCACGGACGTGGCGGTCGCGGGCAGCCCCGGCATGCGGGTCGAGTCGGCGGGACAGCTCGACACCCACGCCCGGGTGTGGGCCATGCGCGACCAGGACGACTGGATCCAGGGCGTGCCGTATCTGGAGGTCGTCGGGCTCGGCCACGGCGCCGACCCGATGACACCGGCCTTCGGCGCGCGGGTGCTGTCAGCGCGGGGCGCGGTCGGCCACAGCGGCTATTTCGAGCCGGACACCGAGAGCCTGCGGAACTTCGCGGACATCGGGGTCGGTTCGTACCGGAACACCAGCTGCGCGGACGACGGCGACACCTGCCGGAGCTGATTCTCCGGCGCCGGAGTGATCTGACGCGCGTAGAACTCGGGGCGCCGGGGTGGGCTCCGAGGGGCGACGCGCGGACTTTCGCCGCATACGATGAGGCACATGGGTGATGTGCTGGCCGGAATTCATGCCACCTGGGAGTTCGACAGCGACTCCGTGCTCATCCGCTTCGAACGGGGGATACGCACGCCAAAGCTCTTCCAGGCTCTGCGCGAACGGCGCGTACCGCACGAGGCGTTGGCATCGGTGACGCTCACCCCGGGCAGACGCGGGACGGTGGTGCTGCACGCCGTGCCCCGACCGGGCGCCGACCCCCTGATGGAGGCGGCGGCGGGCCAGCTCAAGGACACCTGCGATCCGTACCGGCTGGTGCTGCCCGCCGAGCGCGCGACGCTCGCGGAGTACTACGCGGACGAGCTGCGCGCCGCCCTCACCGCGACCGCGCCGGCCGACGAGCGGGAGCCGGCCGACCGCTATCTGGTGGACCCTCCCCCGGCGCCGCTGCACTTCAAGGCGTACGACGGCAAGGCGTCCTTCGACGGGTCCAAGGTGTCCTTCCGCTGGTTCTGGACCGGCGCGTCGTCGGCGAAGTGGAAGGCGGGCGACCAGCGCTTCGGCGTCCCGGAGCTGTGCGGGGTCGAATGGCGCTCCCCCGAGGTCTTCGACGGCTACCTGCGGCTGCTGCGCCGTGGCGACCAGGAACAGCCCGCACAGGCCGACCACGACCCGGCGGCGGTGGTCTTCGGCCTCGGCTACGGGCCGGTCCACGAGTCGCTGCCGTTCGCGGCGGCGGTACTGGCCGCCGTACGGACGTCGGACACCGCTCCCGCCCTGGACGCCGGGCCCGTCCCGGTGCCGGTGATGGCGTCGGGCCGGCGCGACCCGGCCGACATCGCCGAACGGATCCGGCACCTGGGAGAGCTGCACGAGGCGGGGCTGGTGACGGACGACGAGTTCAGCGCGAAGAAGGCGGAGCTGCTCGCCGAGCTGTGACGCGCGTAGCGGGCCGGCACCCCCTACTGGGGTACGAGGCCGGGGGTGGCTCCCGGGTATGACGCCGCCGGCGCGCGGGCTGCATACGCTGAACCGGCCATGAGTAACGAAGACCCGCCGCCTCCCCCGGCGCCCCGCACCGCCCGTGCCCGTGAGTCGCTGCGCTCGCTCGGCAGCGCCCTGCGCACTCCTGCCGCCTCCACCGAGCCGCTGCTGGCGCGCGCCGCGAAGCCCTGGCAGCGCTACATCCCGTACGTCATCGCCCTCGGCTTCGCCGTCGCGCTGCTGCCCGTCACGGTGACCGTGCTCGTCCAGGACTACGGGCTGGCCGGCGGCTGGGCGGGGTCGCTCGCCACCGCGCAGGCCGCGCCGCTGCTGCTCGCCGTGACCCGGCCGCTCCAGGCGTGGTGGATCATCTTCACGGCGGACGTCGTCGGCGCGGTGCTGCTCCTGACCACCGCGGACGGTCTCGACGGCCGCTCCTGGCCGTGGACACCGATGGTGGTCGTCGGCTATCTCCTGCTGATGGTCTGCCTGGGCCTGCGCGAGCCGCGCCGTACGCTGCTGGCCGTCTGGCTCGCGACCGGGGCGGCGGGACTGGTCTTCGAGCTTCTCTCGCAGGACCGCAGCGACGGCGTGCACCTCCTGCTGTTCGTACTCAGCGGCATGATCCTGCTCGTCACGGCCGCCCTGCGGGAGCGCGGTGACGCCCAGCGCAGGCTGGTGGAGCAGGAGACGATCAGCGAGGTCGAACGCGCGCAGCGCACACTGCTGGAGGAACGGGCCCGTATCGCACGCGAGTTGCACGACGTGGTCGCCCACCACATGTCCGTGATCACGGTGCAGGCCGACTCGGCGCCGTACCGGATCGAGGGGCTGCCGGAGGCGGCGCGCGAGGAGTTCTCCACGATCGCCGCCGGGGCGCGGGAGTCGCTGACCGAGATGCGGCGGCTGCTGGCGGTGCTGCGCAGCGACGGTTCGGCGGCCGAGCGGGCGCCGCAGCCGGGGCTCGGGCGCGTACAGCAGCTCGTCGAGGCGACGGTACGGGCCGGGGTGCCGGCCGAGCTGTCCCTCGCGGCGGATCTGGGTCCCGTCCCGCCGTCCGTGGACCTCTCGGCGTACCGCATCGTCCAGGAGGCCCT
Proteins encoded in this window:
- a CDS encoding sensor histidine kinase, with the protein product MSNEDPPPPPAPRTARARESLRSLGSALRTPAASTEPLLARAAKPWQRYIPYVIALGFAVALLPVTVTVLVQDYGLAGGWAGSLATAQAAPLLLAVTRPLQAWWIIFTADVVGAVLLLTTADGLDGRSWPWTPMVVVGYLLLMVCLGLREPRRTLLAVWLATGAAGLVFELLSQDRSDGVHLLLFVLSGMILLVTAALRERGDAQRRLVEQETISEVERAQRTLLEERARIARELHDVVAHHMSVITVQADSAPYRIEGLPEAAREEFSTIAAGARESLTEMRRLLAVLRSDGSAAERAPQPGLGRVQQLVEATVRAGVPAELSLAADLGPVPPSVDLSAYRIVQEALSNVVRHAPEAPTRVSVTSDADWLTVLVVNGPASARTSPLETSGTGHGLIGMRERVRLTGGTLDTGPLPDGGFRVAARLPLTRVSGRGPGPGPDAAVIDPTAKDPS
- a CDS encoding TetR family transcriptional regulator yields the protein MDGQRAARHPAGLRELKKRRTRDALLRVALDLFTTRGYEETTVDEITEAVDVSQRTFFRYFASKEEAAFTIQDLVETRFLAELRQRPCAETPFEAMRHAVLGAWSSINEAIEALVPVELHMRTYRMIESTPSLLAAHLRRATELEEQAALVIAEREGLDVESDPRPRVAVAAFSGVMRVTGRLWGQGRETGLDGLRELTESYLDQLAPTLAGDWSAPREASNGARRAG
- a CDS encoding DUF4429 domain-containing protein, with translation MGDVLAGIHATWEFDSDSVLIRFERGIRTPKLFQALRERRVPHEALASVTLTPGRRGTVVLHAVPRPGADPLMEAAAGQLKDTCDPYRLVLPAERATLAEYYADELRAALTATAPADEREPADRYLVDPPPAPLHFKAYDGKASFDGSKVSFRWFWTGASSAKWKAGDQRFGVPELCGVEWRSPEVFDGYLRLLRRGDQEQPAQADHDPAAVVFGLGYGPVHESLPFAAAVLAAVRTSDTAPALDAGPVPVPVMASGRRDPADIAERIRHLGELHEAGLVTDDEFSAKKAELLAEL
- a CDS encoding alpha/beta hydrolase — translated: MTYADSSPSLTAWRTLLALAVVFVMLATTGWTALQQHGERGTAREQALSAWEKGRVGVLDLPDPASSHQLIAAFFASITAAQRVRLADRYPLVVGNLNGVPLTLRYRANRLAVIQARDAERERMRDGRLSLDGRQLANRRMHRFQSMADSDRHLLAFDPTGNGRAAEVFGDLGSAERVSVVVPGVDTNLLTFERTQRRFTAPVGMAESLYDAERAASPRTRTAVIAWADYTAPAGLGMDAAIGRLASDGAVRLNALTTALPGDSRVSLICHSYGSVVCGMAARRLPARVTDVAVAGSPGMRVESAGQLDTHARVWAMRDQDDWIQGVPYLEVVGLGHGADPMTPAFGARVLSARGAVGHSGYFEPDTESLRNFADIGVGSYRNTSCADDGDTCRS
- a CDS encoding peptidase inhibitor family I36 protein; protein product: MRTTTPATMLTAATLAAATVLLPAAAPAAGAAPRGVCGPGELCLWGKPDFRGARQTHELFRTEIQNCVPLPPGTDAQSLVNRLGRPVTTYQSGECEETGEFETYPGDGTWIPQSPHRVRAFKVWER
- a CDS encoding potassium channel family protein; amino-acid sequence: MKEIPARVRWERRTQRPLLAFALLFGVAYALPIVMPGAHGALTRACSVVEWVVWGLFAADYAVRLVLARARREFVRRHPLDLLAVLLPMVAPLRLLRVVATLLLVGQRARIASQIRLTTYVVGAVAGLMMFGSLAVLEVERGSPDGNIKTLGDAVWWSFTTMTTVGYGDLSPTTGLGRLLAIGLMLSGIALLGLITANIATWFISRFEQESAGEERQTAAIELLTEEVRELRAEVGRLSGAALPGRTGESDGTTAGRTPV
- a CDS encoding MFS transporter, encoding MTSQTTVEPAPNDPREAVPGAPKGLRGHPWLTLFSVAIGVMMVALDGTIVAIANPVIKEDLGATFAQVQWITNGYLLALAVALITAGKLGDRFGHRQTFLIGIAGFAAASAVIGFSDSVAFVVAFRVLQGVFGALLMPAALGLLRATFPAEKLNMAIGIWGMVIGASTAGGPIVGGLLVEHVSWQSVFFINVPVGVVALVLGLVILKDHRAANAPKSFDVLGILLLSAAMFSLIWAIIKAGESWGWTSGGTWGFLGAAVLCFVLFAVWETKVKEPLVPLSMFRSVPLSAGTILMVLMAFAFMGGLFFVTFYLQGVHGMSPVDSGLHLLPLTLMMIIASPVAGMLITKFGPRVPLVGGMAATAAAMFGMSTLSPGSGTPVMSLWFALLGLGLAPVMVGATEVIVGNAPLELSGVAGGLQQAAMQVGGALGTAVLGAVMSAKVGADLEGNWQEAGIPLPLDPSLEQAAEIGVAPPALAEAPGVTPDIFAKITGVMQDTFVSGMSLAFLVAGTVAVIAAFVATRAKRGDNADAAGGGVHI